Within Rothia sp. ZJ932, the genomic segment AAAGCAACTGGAAATCGTTGCTCATAAAACCGCTGGTCTGCTGAAAGATGAGAGAATTTTCGGTGAGTAGCGCCGGGAGGTTCTGCTGGGGATGGGGTGCTTCGGTCATGATGACACTCCTCGTTCTTGGGTGCAGGTACTAGCTACCGTCAGCGATATTCATCGCTCACGAAACGTTGTATGTGTGTAGTTTACCTGATGCAGTGTGACCTCTAGCGCAAAAATAGCTAAGAGGGAACTAACCGGTGAATCATATTCTATTGGCAGGTAAAGCCTCTCAGCAGTTGAGTGCTTATCAACCGCACGCGAGACCTAAAACCCTGTACCCTTATTTTATGCAGTTAGTAGTGTGCCCCGGCTCTTTTGACCCCATTCACAACGGTCACGTTGAAATTATTACCCGCGCCGCCAAAACCTATGGTTCTGTGCTGGTGGCGGTTGCTCACAACTCTAAAAAGAACTACCGGTTCTCTTTGGACGAGAGGGTTCAGATGGTGCGCGATACCTTTGAGTACCTTGATGGGGTAACAGTGGAGGCGCTGCCACCAGATGTTCTGCTCGCTGACTTTGTGCGTTCCAAGGGCTCAAGTCTCATGGTCAAGGGGTTACGCAACGTCGCGGATTTTGAGTACGAAGCACCGATGGCATCTATGAACCGCCATATCTCAGGGGTTGAAACCTCCTTTGTGGTGGGTGACCCCAAGTGGACTCACCTTTCATCGACCATTGTTAAAGAGATCGCTTTCTACAAGGGGGATGTAACAGCCTTCGTGCCACGCTCGGTGCAAAAAGCCTTCGGGCAACTCTGAAATCAGCCCCGCCGCGTCCGCTCACATCACAATCACCATACGCTCGCAGTGAGCTTAAACCCACAGTTCACCGCATTGATTGATAAGGTTTAACGTGGAATGCTTGTACTACCTGCAATTTGCATCTAAAATTGTAGGTTGGTTCTAAAATTCGTCAGGAGTTCGTCATTTCACGAAAAAATTCATCGCCCCTGGAGATCTCGGTGCGAGAGCTGAGTCATCGACCGGGAGCTATGGAAGCGCTCGATGAAGTAGTTCCAGCGCCAAAAGATTTTGGCAACGCTCTCATTGGGGCGGAAGAAGGCAGCGACATCAATCTTGATGTTCGCCTTGAATCCGTTGTAGATGGTATTCTGGTAAGCGGTGTTGCCACCGTGGATGTACACGGTGAGTGTAGCCGATGCCTTGATTCAATCGACTATGAAGTATCTGCCGATGTTCAAGAGCTCTTTGTCTTCGAGAAGGCACCCGCTGGTGGCCCCGAAGATGAAATTGATGAACAGTACGCTGTAGAGGACGATTCAATCGACCTTGAGCCTGTACTGCGGGACGCAGTGATTCTTCAGCTGCCGTTCCAGCCCGTTTGTCGGGAAAACTGCTTGGGCTTGTGCTCTGAGTGCGGATTACGCCTCGAAGATGACCCCGAGCATCACCATGAGGTGCTTGATTCTCGTTGGAACGCCCTAGCCGGGTTGTTCGACGAGAAGACTAAGAACTTATAAGTTATTTAAGAGAAAAGAGATAGCTGTGGCTGTTCCCAAGCGGAAAATGTCCCGTGCTAACACCCGCGCACGTCGTTCACAGTGGAAGGCATCAGTGCCTCAGCTGGTAAAGACCATCGAAAACGGTCGCGTAACCTACAGCCTGCCTCACCAGGCTAAGGTTGTTACCGATTCAACCGGTAACGCACTGTTCTACGAGTACAAGGGCCGCAAGGTCGCTGACGCCTAATTCTTAAGCGTCAATGACTGACTCTGTACATAGAGCTTTTTTGCAACGTCTCGGCGTCGATATCGACGCCGAGACGTTTGTGCTTGCGCTGACACACCGCTCATATTCTTTTGAGAACAACGGTGTGCCCCATAATGAGCGCCTGGAGTTTTTGGGCGACTCTGTTCTTTCACTGGCTGTAGCTGAAGAGCTGTACCGTCGTCTGCCCGATGTTCCTGAGCGTGAGTTGGTATCGCGTCACCATGCTGTGGTGTCTACTCGTACTCTGGCGCAGATTGCCCGTTCACTCGGTTTGGGTGAGCACATTCTTTTGGGCAAGGGTGAGAAACAAAGCGGCGGCGCGAATAAAGATTCTATTCTCGCTGATACACTCGAAGCGATTTTTGGTGCTGTGTATATGCACCAAGGACGTGAAGCGGCACGTGATTTAGTCTTGCGTTTGACCGGCGATTTGTTGGAGGACGAGCAGGTTTTGGGTGCCGGTGCCGACTGGAAAACATCTGTTCAGGAGCTGGTGGCTCACCAGGGGCTGGGGGAGCCCAGTTACCGGGTTGATGGTGTTGGCCCCGACCACGAGCGTCGTTATACTGCGGTTTTGGTAGTTGCTGGCGAAGACATCGTTGCTAGCGGCGGTGAAAGCAGCAATAAAAAAGAAGCTGAGCGAGAAGCTGCCCACCGTGGTTTTGAGATTCTCAAACAGCGCTTTGGAATCAACCAATCCTAAAAGTTGCAAGGCAATGACACCAGCCAACAGAAGCGTGGCGGGCTCTGAGAAAGAGAGCTTGCTGCGCTTTTGTTGTATCTTGAAGAAGAACTTATGGTAGCGATCATCAAGAGAAAAGATAGGTGGGGTTTGTCATGCCTGAATTACCCGAAGTTGAGACGGTGCGTGCCGGGGTCGCTCATCATGTGCTGGGTGCCTGCATCGAGTCTGTGACGGTACACGATGCCCGTTCTGTGAGACGTCATACCGGTGGCTCTGTTGATTTTGTTCGCGTGTTGGAGGGAACCTTCATTGTGGATGTTGCCCGCCGTGGCAAGTACCTGTGGCTGCTCTTGGCAGAATCAGCGCAGGGGGACGCGCGTGCCCTGCCCGGGTTGGTGGTGCATCTGGGAATGAGCGGTCAGTTGCTCATTAAAGATTCAACTTTTGCTCCTGATAAGCATCTGAAAATTACTCTGGATGTGCTGTTACCTGATGGGGCAGCGATGCAGCTTCGGTTTGTGGATCAGAGAATCTTCGGTGGGATGTTTCTTGATGAATTAGAACCCACTACCGACGTGGAGGGTACCTTGATTCCTGCTGCGTCGCGGTCTGAGCAGCAGCTACCGGTGATTCCGCGGGCGGTTGCTCATATTGCTCGTGATCCGCTGGATTCTCATTTTTCTTACGCTGAGGTGCGTTCTCGAATGCTGCGTACTTCTTCTGGTGTGAAAAGGTTACTGCTGGATCAATCGGTGATTTCGGGGGTGGGCAATATTTATGCTGATGAGGCGCTGTGGCGGGCGAAGCTACACTATAACAAGCCCTCTAAAACGCTCACCGCCGCGCAGACTCGTGAACTTTTGGACGCAGTGACCGAGGTTATGCAGGCAGCATTGGTCGCCGGTGGCACCTCTTTTGATGCTCTCTATGTGAATGTGAACGGTCAGTCCGGTTATTTTGACCGGTCGCTCAACGCCTATGGTCAGGCGGGTAAGCCCTGTAGCCGCTGCCTTGAATCTGGGCGAACATCGATCATTGTGCGAGAACCTTTTATGAACCGCAGCTCCTACCGCTGCCCCCACTGTCAGCGCACCCCGCGACAACCACGATAGTGCCCTCCAGCTATAGAGAGAACAGGAGCACCACCGCCATGGAGGCGGTGCTCTTGCACTTTAATACTTGATTTATGCGCTGTAGCGCCCTCGATAAAAGCTGCGCAGGCGCTCGTAGCCCTCTTCAATAGAAACAGCGGGATCCCATTGTAAAAGTTCGCGGGTGGTGCGCTGGTCAAACCAGTGGGCGGTCGATAGCTGCTCAGCCAAGAAGGCGGTCATGGGCGGCTCGTCCTCGCCGGGCTTAACCTCCCAGACCTTCTCAATAACCCAACCGGCAGCATAGGCTGCCTTAGCGGGCACCGAGCGCTGAGGTGCAGGCACACCTGCCGCATGAGTAAAACCCGCCAGAATCTCAGCAACAGTGCGCGGCTGACCATTGGTGACAACCAACGGCTGACCGTGAATATGCTCAAGACGCTGGTAGGCGGCAAGAACAGCGTCCACCGCGTTGTCAATATAGAGTGTGTCTATCAGGGCTGTACCACCGCTAAGTAACGGCAAACGACCGGCGGCGGAGCGCTCAATCAACCGCTCCACCAGCTGGGTATCACCGGGGCCCCAGATCAGATGCGGACGCAAAACACCGACCCGGAAGTCATCGGCATCAGCCTCTAGAGCCAGTTTTTCGGCGTACGCCTTAGAACGGGCATAATTACCCCGGGCGTGATCAGGGTCAGCTGGAGTGTTACCCTCACCTACCAGCGAAGAACCTGCGTGCGCCACCGACGGTGAAGAAATGTACACAAACTTCTCAACGCCGTGGTTTTTAGCGGTCTCCAAAAGGGTGCGGGTACCAATAACATTGGCTTCCAGGTACTGATCCCACTGACCAGAAACCGAAACCTTCGCCGCGATGTGAATAACACCATCAACATCTGCCATTGCCTGATCAACAGCATGAAAATCAGAAACCGAACCGCGCACCTGGCTCAAACGCTCGCGCACCGACTTAGGCAGCAAAGCAGCCAAGCCCGCGTCCGAACGCTGGAAAACACGCACTTCAAAACCCTCGCGCAAGAGCTTCAGAGCCACCTCGCGTCCGAGCATACCGGACGCGCCGGTCACGAGTACCCGCTCGCCACGAGCGTCAGCAAAAGAATCTTCGGTGAGTGAATGCAAAGAAATAACAGACATTATGCGAGCTTCGCTTTCTTGCCGCTGAGAATTTTATCTGCCCACTGAGCCAACAGGGGGCGATCAATCTTAGAATTGTGGCGAACATCGGTGGGGTGTTCATCCACGACCAAAACCGCTGCGAGATCAACACCGGTATGCTCAGCTACTGCCGAGCGCACCTGCTGAGTCAGATCAAAAGGTGCCTGACCTGCGGGCATCTTTTCGTGCGTCTCAACCACTGCCACGGGAGTTGCCGTCCCCGAAGGTCCCACTGCCACTACAGCAGCACGCTTGATACCTGCCACCGTTTCAGCAGCAAGCTCAGCAGCTACCGGGGTGAGTACCCCCTGCCCGGTAACCATAACGTGGGCTAGACGACCCTCAACCCACAGACGGCCCTCAGCATCGAAGTGCCCCACATCGCCAGTGCGATGCCAGCCCGGGTTCTGAATGGAAGTTTCCTCCGTCACCCAGAGAGTGTCGTAGCGGTCTTTGACGTGCGGGGCGCTGACCACAATCTCACCGGTTATGCCCGGCTCCTCGGTTAGCTCTGCTGCGGGCACACCGTGCGCATTAAGGGGAGCGAGACGAACCTGGGCACCGTAGACAGCAGTACCTACGCAGACGCCGTTACCGGCACCAACCATGGGAGTAGTGTGCAGCTCGTTCTCGCCGTCATCGTGGGCAGCCAAAATAGTTTCAAAGCTGACATCGGTAATGGGCAGAGCCTCAGTCATGCCGTAGGGGGTGTGAAGTGAAGCCGAGGGCAGTAGCTGCTGTACTTTCTCCAGCAACGGCAGCGGAATAGGCGCACCTGCCGAGAGCAACAGATTCACCGAGGAGAGCCCCTGACGTTGGGCGGCGGTCAGCTCATCGGCTGTTGCCACCACATTTACGAGAGCTGCAGGGGAGGCAAAAATGGCGGTTGCATCAATGGCCGCGGCAGCGGACGCCAGCGCCGAAGCCGAGAGGGTCTTGGGTTTGGTGACATCCATCTTGGGGGTGACCGAGGTGCATCCTAGACCGGGGCCCAGCAGAGCAAAAGGCGCGAACCCGGCAACCAAACCGGTACCAGCTTTTAGACCGTAGGTGTTTTTAATAGCATCGCGCATACCAGCCATTTGACGGTGGGTGTAAACAACGCCCTTGGCCGGGCCTGTCGAACCGGAGGTGTAGAGCACCGCAGCATCAGCATCGGGGTCAGCTTCTTCTACCTCGAAGAGTGAAACGGGCGCGAAATCTGCTATTGAACCCAGGGCACCAAGAGCCTTCAGAGCGGGTGCAGGCAGGGCGTCCGCACTGATGCGAGCACCGGGCCAGCCCAGAGTTTTTGCTGCAAGCAGAGCAGTTTTAATACCGACGATAAAATCGGGTTGGGCGCCCTTGAGGGCACGAGTTAGACCCTTGGCACCCAAACCGGTGTCTGCAACGACCACGACAGCACCAATTTTGAGGCAAGCGTACAGTAGCGCAGTGAGGCGTGAACCCGGAGGCACCATGAGGTTGATGCGGTCTCCGCGCTTGACACCCAGCTGGCTCAGACCGGCAGCTAGGCGGTTTACCTCTGCTGCCAACTGCGCCCAGCTCTTTTGAGCAATCACTTCAGTACCATCGCCTCCCATATCAACCACGGCAAGGCTGGAATCGTTACTGCGAGCGGTAATCTCGCTGAGCATTGATAGGTAGTTGGCAGAACCGTGCAAGGGCGCGCGTGCTTGGGTGTGCGCCTGGCGGTGGGTTTGTTCATCGACAAAGTGCTGGGTTAACCAGCTCATGATGGGGGAGGCGATATCTTCGTCCTCAGCCACCAGGTGAGATGCGTTCTCGTAGCGGTGTACCTGGGCGTGAGGCATACGGCGTATCAGATCCATCATGTACTTGCGCTGGAAGACCGGGTCCTTAGTGCCCCATTGGAAGAAAGCAGGAACGTCCAGAGTTTTAATACCCTCAGCGATCTTCACCATAAAGGGGTGTGACTTGGTGCCGGGATTAAAGGGAATATCACCCACGAAATGCTGGATGGCGGCGCGCCTGGATTCGGTGCGGTAGGGGGCACGGTAGGTGGCGCGTACGTCCTTGGGTAATCCTCCCTGGGTAAGACCCAGCGTGACGTCCAAGAAAGCGGTGGTCTTTGAGGTACCGAAGGGATGGAACTTGGGTGCCAAGGCTAGACGCAGGGCAGCGGGCAGTTTTTCGCGGTAGTCGTGGAAGACGCCGGTGTTGGTGAGCATGACACCGCGCACCAGATGACGGTGAGCCAAAACCCAGCCCAAAGAGATGAGACCGCCCCAGTCGTGGGCGAGGGTAACTACCGGCAATTGAGTATCATCAAGACCAACAGCGGCGGTGAAGTCTCCTAAATCAGCCAGACGATCTTCAAGCGAACGCACCAAGCCTGTGCGTTCTGAAAAGCCCATATCAATCTGGTCAACGGCAATAACGCGCCAGGGACGCTCAGCGTCGGTTGCCGCGGCGATGACGCTACGCCACAGATATGACCAGGTAGGGTTACCGTGAACGCACAGAATCGTGCCTACATACTCTCGACCCTCTAGGGCATCAATGTTATCGAGGTAGTGCCAGGTGCGTGAAGTGCCAGCAGCCTCAACGGGCGCGGTTGATTCAACGGTGAGAGTTTTTGACCAGAGAGGGTTTATTCCGGGCCAGTATGAAGCATCAAAGGGAATCTGTGCCATCAGCAACTACTTTCAAACTATCAATGGAACGTCAAACGTGACCTTCAATGCCTGGGGCGCAGGCAATGGGCAGCGTTCTGAGCTAAAAATGGGGGGGAGCTTACCAAATAATTTCGGTGAGCGCGGTGTTCAGACCGGAGCCTACACCCAGGCAAAGAATGCGGTCACCCTTTGAGTAGGTGGGTGCCTGCTGTGCGAGAGTCATGGGCAGAGCTGCTGATGCCACGTTGCCCCAGGTGGGGAAGGTCAGCGGCAGCTTCTCTCGGTCAAGGTCGACAGCCTCAATAATGGCGTTAGTGTGGGCGTTAGAGACCTGGTGGGTCACAATTGAATCCATGTTTGACCAGTCCCAGCCTTCATTCTGAGCTTCGCGCCATGCTTCGGCAACCAGCTGCAGACCGTGCTTGAGTAGACCTGCTGCATCCGTTTGCATGCCCTGGTCAGCTTCGCCACCGATGCACAGGTTGCGGTGCTCGGTGCCCGCGCGTGAAACGGTGCCCACAATCTTGTGACCTTCAGGATGCGCGTTGCTGGGACCGATAACGGCAGCAGCGGCACCAGAACCCAGGGTGAGGGTGGCGAACTGCGCCAAAACGTCATCGCGGGTGGTATCGGGCTTGCTCAGAATACGCATGGCGGTGCGGTGCCAGGGCGAGGGATCTTCGGCAGCAACAATCAGCGCGTACTTAACAGAACCGGCATCAATCATGGATGAGGCGACGGTCATTGCGTTTACAAAACCAAGACAAGCGTTGGTGATATCGAAATCTAGAGCATGGCGCGGTAGATCGAGGCGGTCGTGAATACCAACAGCTACAGCGGGTTCGAGGTTGTCACGGGTAACAGAAGCGTTGATAATCAGACCAATCTGATCTTTAGTAACACCTGACTCTGCGATAGCTTTTTCAGCAGCCGCCACAGCGCCGTCTTCAAAATGCACACCATCAGCCCACGCACGTCGTTCTTTGATGCCTGCCAAACGCTCTAGAAGACCTTTGGGCAGACCCAAGCGCTTGTAAGTATCTGAGAGCTGGTCTTCAAAGAAAGAAGAGGGAACGACCTCGGTGGGAATCTCGTGAGCAATTGCTAGTAACGAAGCATTCGAGTGGCGGATATCGGAATTCTGAGTCAAGGGGCTACGCTTTCGTACCGTGAGCTGGGGGTTTCTGTAGATAAACCTGCAGAAACGATGGCGGGGTGCATTTATCAAAAAAATGCATAAGTAGCTATTAGTTTAGTTCCCTTTGACCCTCAGCGTACGGATTTCACCCTCGGGGCAATATCACAGGGCGTTTTGTGTACTCGCACTTGCAGAAAGTCTCGGTGGGGTGTCTGTGCGGTAGTATTGCCTGCCACCTGCGGTACGGTTAAGGGGCAGTTTTCTTCTGTAGTTCTCATCAAATATTCTGATTCCTCGTGAAAGTTAGAGGCCTGAGCTAGTATGCATGTGCGTTCTGTGACCATTCGCGGTTTTAAATCTTTTGCTTCGGCTACTACTTTTGAGTTTGACCGTGGGCTGACGGCTGTGGTGGGTCCGAATGGATCGGGCAAGTCGAATGTAGTGGACGCGCTGAGCTGGGTGATGGGCGAGCAGGGCAGTAAATCGTTGCGCGGCGGCACCATGCAGGACGTTATTTTTGCCGGCTCTGGTGAAAGAGCGGCGCTGGGTCGTGCCCAAGTGGTGCTAACCCTCGATAATTCTGATGCTAGCTTGGAGTTGCCCACCGACGAGGTAACAATCAGTCGCACGATGTTTCGATCGGGCGGGTCTGAATACGAGATTAATGGTTCGCCCGTCCGGCTGGCGGATGTTCAGGAACTCTTGGCGCGCGCTGGCATCGGTAAACACATGCATACCGTGGTGGGGCAGGGGCAGCTGGAACGCTTTCTGACTGCCAGCCCCGATGAGCGTCGTACCCTGATTGAAGAGGCAGCGGGCATTACAGTTTATCGTCGCCGACAAGATCAAACCGCTCGCCGGTTGGATTCGATGCGAGAGAACCTCACCCGCGTTGAAGACTTGACCCGTGAGCTTGAAACCCAGTTAGAACCCTTGGGGGAGCAAGCAGAAGCAGCCCGTGCAGCCGGTGAAGTGCAGGCGCAGATTCGCGCCACTCAGCGGCAGTTACTGACTGTTCAAGCCCAGAATCTTCAACAGCAGGTACTCAACGCGCGCACCGCCTTATCGGCATCGGGGCAGGAGCATGAGGCGGCGGCTAAAACAATTGAGTCCTTGCAGAGCCAAGACAGTGAGATTTCCCAGCACATTGTTGATACCCAGCGGCAAATAACCGCTACTGAATCGCGAGTACACACCTACCGGGGGCTTCACCACCAGGTGCAAGCAACCCAAGCACTCGCTCGCGAACGCAGCCAACAGCGTGCTTTTGAAAGTGAGCCTTACGAACACGCCGTCAATCGTGCTACAGCTTTTTACACGCTGACTACTAGCGAGAACCTTGAAGCGTCTTGGGCTAGCCATGACGCCCGCGAACGCTTGGAAACCGCACGCATCATCACCGCTCTTGCCGAGACAGAGCAGGTAACTGCCCAGCAGCGTGTGGACACCGCCCACACCGCGGCTAAAGAAGAGGCAGCCGCCCGTTCGCGTGCTTTAGAGCAGGTTGCGGCTGCACGCGCCCGCACTGTTCGCGCCGCCGATGAACTTCAGGAGCGCCAGCGAGAGTTATCTGATGTGCAAGAACTCATCACGCACGGCGATCACACCCTGTCGCAGCAGCGTGAAGCCCACCGGGCACTGAAGGTAGAACTAGCTGAAGCTCAACAGGCAGCTGAAGACGCGCGGATTGCCAGGACGCGCGCAGCAGAAGAAGTCACTGACTGCGCCGCCCAGCAGGCACGCATCCATCAGCACCATGTTGCTCTCACAGCAGAAATCAATACCCTGCAACGCACCGTTGGTTCCCGTAGCCAAGCAGCCAATGCGCCTGAATCCTACTCACAGCTGTACACCGAATACACGGTGGAACCGGGATGGGAGCCAGCCCTCGCCGCAGCACTTCACGGCGCTGACGAAGCCTGGTTAGCTCCCGATACACGCCTTTATTCTGATGAAGAACACCTCTCGCAGGTGTACCTGCCCATCGACCTATCTACAGCTGATAACTCAACGCCTCCGCCTGCTGAGTTTCAGCCCCTGCTTCAACTGGTGACAGCCAACCAGCGCGTCAGACCGATGCTCGAAGCAGCTTTAGCCCACACCTACGCTGTAGCAACAGTTGAAGAAGGACTCGAACTCGTCACACAGCGCCCACACACGCTCGCCTATACACTAGAAGGAACACGAATTAGCCGCTGGTCAGTGCTCTATACCCACCAAACAACCAGCCTCACCGAACTCTCAGCGGCTCTTTCTTCCGCGCGTGCCCAGCACGAAGAATTGCAGCACAAAATCACTGCCGCAGAAGAAAAGCAAAAACAACTGGTAGCGCGCAAGCAAGAGGCGGTAAAAGCCGAGAAAAAGTCTGCACATACCGTGGGCGTTCTTACCACCCGCGTCCACGAATCAGAACGCGCCATCTCTGGTGCTAAAGCGCGTCTTGAAACACTGGACCAAGAACTCACCCGCCACACCCACCGGGTCAAAACAGCCACCGAGAGGCACAGGGCAGCTGAAGAAAAACTGACCGCCGCCCGTGCCCAGCTCGACGTGCCTAACAGCTCATCACCTGCTGAAATCGAGCACTTAGAACACGCCCTAATGACAGCTCGCACCCGCGCAACCCGCGCGTCAGCAGCCCTCTCTGCCGCCTCCGCCAGATACGATGCCACCAGCACCTCAGCCCAACTCAGCGCTACCCGCCGCGACGATGCCCGCCAGAACCTGCACACAGCCCAGCAACAATTAGCGGACGCGCTCGCCCAGTACCAGGGCAACCAACGGCTAAGGACACAAGCAGCAGAGACCTTGGCGAAAACTGAAGTGATGACCCGCGTCCTCGAAAAAGCCCGCGCCCACGAAACCCATCATCTTGAACAGCTTCGCGCTCGCAGTGAAAAACTTGCTGTGCAGCGTGAAGATATCACCTCACAGCTGACCATTGCCCGTGCCCACCAGCAGGCACATGACACCGAGAAAAACCAACGCTCAATCCGCTTGGCAAAGCTCGAAACCGCTCTGGACGAATTAGCGAGGCGTGTTTATGAGACGCTTGCTCTTGAGATCAGTCAGCTCTTGCAGGATTCGCCGGTAGAAAACGATGAAATGCAGATAGCGACCGATCTTGAAAAGCTCAACTCTCAGCTTGAAAAGATGGGGGTCACTAACCCGCTGGCACTTGAAGAGTACACGGCGCTGAGTGAACGCCACCGTTATCTTACGGACCAGCTGAGCGATTTGAAAGCGTCGCGGTCTGATTTGCGTTCCATTATGAAAGATGTGAACACCCACATTACCGATGCTTTTATGAGCGCCTTTAAGGATGTCAGCGCCGCCTTCACCGATGCCTTTTCAGCTCTTTTCTCAGGCGGCGAAGGAACCCTGGTGCTCACAGACCCCGCGGATGCCCTTAACACCGGGGTAGAGGTACACGCGCGTCCAGCCGGCAAAAAGGTCAAGCGACTTTCCCTCCTTTCGGGTGGTGAGCGATCACTTGCGTCACTGGCATTTGCAGTGGCGCTGTTCAAGGCGCGCCCGGCACCTTTTTATGTGCTGGATGAGGTTGAAGCTACCCTCGATGACCGTAACTTGGGGAGGGTGCTGGAGGTTATAGATGACTTGGCAGAACAATCCCAGGTATTGATGATTACCCATAAAACTCGTTCTATGGAGGCAGCTAACTCCCTCTACGGTGTGAGTATGCGCGAGGGCGTATCACGCGTGGTGAGCCAGAATGTTGATCGTATTCGCCAGTTGCTCAACAGCGCTGGAGCGTAGCCACAAAAAATGGCTGTGCATACGAGAAAAGGGGGTAGGTTCTTCAAAGAACCTACCCCCCTTTTCTTGTGTGTGCTTCACCAGTGGCAGGGGGCGGTAGTAGTAGCGGCTAACGGCCGGTGTAGCCTTCGTCCGCCAGATGAACGGGGAAGGTAGGTTTGCGCAGGGGGCTCCACACGAAAGCGGCAATAATCATGAGAGCGCCGGAGACACCAAATGCCCACCCAAAACCGAGTGAGTCGGCGATAGCGCCGGCAAGAATGGGGCCAATAATCTGACCTACGTCGGCAAACATCTGAGCATTTGCCAGGGCGGCACCACCGGATCGTTTGTTGCCGATAATATCTGCTAGGGACGCCTGCATCGCAGGGGCGAGAATGCCGGTGCCGATGCCGGTGAGCACCGAAAGGGCAATGAACCAGAGAGCGTTGGGTGCCAGACCGAAGAAAACGGTAGCAGCACCGGCAACCAAAAAGCCCGCAAAAATGTAAGGACGGCGGGCACCGCGGTCGCTGTAGCGTCCGGCGATATTCTGCGAGAGGGCGTTACCGGCGGCATAGGTTGCCATCGAGACACCGGCGAGCATTGCTGCCTGGTTATCGAGGTTGCCGTTTTCACCGTACATGAGAGTAACCACTGCCAGCGCCGCCAGGGGCACCAGCGAAACTCGAATACCGAAAGCGGCCCAGCCGATAGCGAAGTTACCAAAGAGAGCCGAACGGTAGTTGCTGAACCCCAGAGCCTGTTTGAAGGTCAGCGGCGGGTTGGACTGCGCCCGCAACATGGTGGTGGTCATACCCGTGTCTTTGAGTTTGAAGTAGATAAAACCTGAGGCGATAAAGAGCATCAGCGAATAAAAGATAAAGGGCAGACGCATACCCAGGGGAGCAGCTAGCGCCCCGGCAACCGGGCCCAAAATATTGCCCATCAAAAAGGACGTCGCGTAGTAGCCACTGACACGTCCGCGAATCGTGGGAGGGGCAAGACGTACCAGCAGAGCCATTGCCGAAACGGTGAACATGACGGAGCCAATACCACCGAAGGCGCGAAAGAAAAGAAGAACCCAAATATTGGGGGAGAAGGCAGTACCTAATGACCCCAACGCCACAATGAGCAACCCAGCTATGTAGATAGGACGCTCGGTGAACTTCTCAATAAGTTTGCCAGAGGTCGGGGCGAACAGCAGACGAGTGGTTGCGAAAATTGAAATCACTACACCAGCAACAGCTGTTCCTACACCGAAGGTCGTGGCGTAGCGTGGCAGAACCGGGGCAATCAACCCAAAGCCCAGCGCAATAAGGAAGGACGCGA encodes:
- a CDS encoding MFS transporter, producing the protein MKEDTEPLDTNSMSVVPPETGVIPVIPPADRQAPLPVKVKIPEQIKVMLIASFLIALGFGLIAPVLPRYATTFGVGTAVAGVVISIFATTRLLFAPTSGKLIEKFTERPIYIAGLLIVALGSLGTAFSPNIWVLLFFRAFGGIGSVMFTVSAMALLVRLAPPTIRGRVSGYYATSFLMGNILGPVAGALAAPLGMRLPFIFYSLMLFIASGFIYFKLKDTGMTTTMLRAQSNPPLTFKQALGFSNYRSALFGNFAIGWAAFGIRVSLVPLAALAVVTLMYGENGNLDNQAAMLAGVSMATYAAGNALSQNIAGRYSDRGARRPYIFAGFLVAGAATVFFGLAPNALWFIALSVLTGIGTGILAPAMQASLADIIGNKRSGGAALANAQMFADVGQIIGPILAGAIADSLGFGWAFGVSGALMIIAAFVWSPLRKPTFPVHLADEGYTGR